One Branchiostoma lanceolatum isolate klBraLanc5 chromosome 18, klBraLanc5.hap2, whole genome shotgun sequence DNA window includes the following coding sequences:
- the LOC136424590 gene encoding uncharacterized protein isoform X2, with amino-acid sequence MSGKLLLSTAVMFTIICGTNSQGVPGDAQKIIFPAPRGTDNHARLEPTLPEELTSFTLCLHMRSNMTSSHQIGLVSYAVPEHHNELLLFVNGGFNLYVQDSKKMGDPAVWDGEWHAICTTWRSSDGVWELYADGVLKGRGSGFNVGGKVRSGGAWILGQDQDIVGGGFDANQAFVGELSEVNLWDRVLSPAEMGAGWAASCGLHGNVIDWDTTNIEVFGETSRTEYQCIAAGTKVDDYIPGDAQKIIFPAPRGTDNHARLDTTLSEELTSFTLCLHMRSNMTSSHQIGLVSYAVPEHHNELLLFVNDGFNLYIQNFKKMGDPAVWDGEWHAICTTWRSSDGVWQLYADGALKGRGSGFNVGGKVRSGGAWILGQDQDIVGGGFDANQAFVGELSEVNLWDRVLSPAEIGADWAAFCGLHGNVIDWDTTNIELFGETSRAEYQCVCSVDIVFVVDLSWSIGMAQFEVARQFILDFVRCFGNQDVNIGVITYDCVPRTFIGLGTYALGDAGLLEAIQGLVYSGGLSRTSLAIRHMTATSNFRDEALRAAAVLTDGNAQSDVNGQITGDFAFEANEARSADIALYSVAIGNPVLVNDVALKAISGESDHVFDSDNACEVANRILKDLCG; translated from the exons GTGTACCAGGTGACGCACAGAAGATAATCTTCCCTGCTCCAAGAGGCACCGATAACCACGCCAGGCTGGAACCCACACTGCCTGAGGAGTTGACGAGCTTTACTCTATGTCTGCACATGCGCTCCAACATGACCTCCAGCCATCAAATCGGCTTGGTCAGCTACGCAGTGCCCGAACATCACAACGAGCTATTGTTGTTTGTCAATGGTGGATTTAAC TTATACGTACAAGATTCCAAGAAAATGGGGGACCCGGCCGTTTGGGACGGCGAGTGGCACGCTATCTGTACAACTTGGCGCAGCAGCGATGGAGTTTGGGAGCTCTACGCTGACGGCGTTCTGAAGGGTCGCGGCTCGGGGTTTAACGTGGGAGGAAAGGTGCGCAGTGGTGGGGCATGGATCCTCGGACAGGACCAAGACATTGTGGGGGGAGGATTCGACGCCAATCAAGCGTTCGTTGGAGAACTGTCGGAAGTGAACCTCTGGGACCGCGTTCTGTCTCCGGCAGAAATGGGAGCGGGCTGGGCGGCGTCCTgtggtctccatggcaacgtgaTCGACTGGGACACAACTAACATTGAAGTTTTCGGGGAAACGAGCAGGACAGAATATCAATGCA TTGCAGCGGGAACAAAGGTTGATGACTACATACCAGGCGACGCACAGAAGATAATCTTCCCTGCTCCAAGAGGCACCGATAACCACGCCAGGCTGGACACCACACTGTCTGAGGAGTTGACGAGCTTTACTCTATGTCTGCACATGCGCTCTAACATGACCTCCAGCCATCAAATCGGTTTGGTCAGCTACGCAGTGCCCGAACATCACAACGAGCTTCTCCTGTTTGTTAACGATGGATTTAAC ttatacatacaaaatttcaagaaaatggGGGACCCGGCCGTTTGGGACGGGGAGTGGCACGCCATATGTACCACTTGGCGCAGCAGCGATGGAGTTTGGCAGCTCTACGCTGACGGCGCGCTGAAGGGTCGCGGCTCGGGGTTTAACGTGGGAGGAAAGGTGCGCAGTGGTGGGGCATGGATCCTCGGACAGGACCAAGACATCGTGGGGGGAGGATTCGACGCCAATCAAGCGTTCGTTGGAGAACTGTCGGAAGTGAACCTCTGGGACCGCGTTCTGTCTCCGGCAGAAATAGGAGCGGACTGGGCGGCGTTCTgtggtctccatggcaacgtgaTCGACTGGGACACAACTAACATTGAACTCTTTGGGGAAACAAGCAGGGCAGAGTACCAATGCG TTTGCTCCGTTGATATTGTCTTTGTCGTCGACCTTTCCTGGAGCATCGGTATGGCACAGTTTGAAGTCGCCCGGCAGTTTATCTTGGATTTCGTTCGGTGCTTTGGTAACCAGGATGTAAAT ATCGGTGTCATCACGTACGACTGCGTACCGAGGACCTTCATTGGTCTGGGCACCTACGCACTTGGAGACGCCGGTCTACTTGAAGCCATCCAGGGTTTGGTGTACAGCGGGGGTCTGAGCCGGACAAGCCTGGCTATTCGCCACATGACGGCTACG TCCAACTTCCGTGACGAAGCGCTTCGTGCAGCCGCGGTCTTAACAGACGGAAATGCTCAAAGCGACGTCAATGGA CAGATAACGGGTGACTTCGCATTCGAAGCCAACGAGGCCAGGAGTGCAGACATTGCTCTGTACAGCGTGGCCATCGGTAATCCAGTTCTTGTAAACGATGTCGCGCTGAAGGCTATCAGCGGGGAATCCGATCATGTGTTCGACAGCGACAACGCCTGCGAAGTCGCCAACCGTATACTGAAGGACCTGTGCG GGTGA
- the LOC136424590 gene encoding uncharacterized protein isoform X1: MSGKLLLSTAVMFTIICGTNSQGVPGDAQKIIFPAPRGTDNHARLEPTLPEELTSFTLCLHMRSNMTSSHQIGLVSYAVPEHHNELLLFVNGGFNLYVQDSKKMGDPAVWDGEWHAICTTWRSSDGVWELYADGVLKGRGSGFNVGGKVRSGGAWILGQDQDIVGGGFDANQAFVGELSEVNLWDRVLSPAEMGAGWAASCGLHGNVIDWDTTNIEVFGETSRTEYQCIAAGTKVDDYIPGDAQKIIFPAPRGTDNHARLDTTLSEELTSFTLCLHMRSNMTSSHQIGLVSYAVPEHHNELLLFVNDGFNLYIQNFKKMGDPAVWDGEWHAICTTWRSSDGVWQLYADGALKGRGSGFNVGGKVRSGGAWILGQDQDIVGGGFDANQAFVGELSEVNLWDRVLSPAEIGADWAAFCGLHGNVIDWDTTNIELFGETSRAEYQCVCSVDIVFVVDLSWSIGMAQFEVARQFILDFVRCFGNQDVNIGVITYDCVPRTFIGLGTYALGDAGLLEAIQGLVYSGGLSRTSLAIRHMTATSNFRDEALRAAAVLTDGNAQSDVNGLITGDFAFEANEARSADIALYSVAIGNPVLVNDVALKAISGESDHVFDSDNACEVANRILKDLCG, encoded by the exons GTGTACCAGGTGACGCACAGAAGATAATCTTCCCTGCTCCAAGAGGCACCGATAACCACGCCAGGCTGGAACCCACACTGCCTGAGGAGTTGACGAGCTTTACTCTATGTCTGCACATGCGCTCCAACATGACCTCCAGCCATCAAATCGGCTTGGTCAGCTACGCAGTGCCCGAACATCACAACGAGCTATTGTTGTTTGTCAATGGTGGATTTAAC TTATACGTACAAGATTCCAAGAAAATGGGGGACCCGGCCGTTTGGGACGGCGAGTGGCACGCTATCTGTACAACTTGGCGCAGCAGCGATGGAGTTTGGGAGCTCTACGCTGACGGCGTTCTGAAGGGTCGCGGCTCGGGGTTTAACGTGGGAGGAAAGGTGCGCAGTGGTGGGGCATGGATCCTCGGACAGGACCAAGACATTGTGGGGGGAGGATTCGACGCCAATCAAGCGTTCGTTGGAGAACTGTCGGAAGTGAACCTCTGGGACCGCGTTCTGTCTCCGGCAGAAATGGGAGCGGGCTGGGCGGCGTCCTgtggtctccatggcaacgtgaTCGACTGGGACACAACTAACATTGAAGTTTTCGGGGAAACGAGCAGGACAGAATATCAATGCA TTGCAGCGGGAACAAAGGTTGATGACTACATACCAGGCGACGCACAGAAGATAATCTTCCCTGCTCCAAGAGGCACCGATAACCACGCCAGGCTGGACACCACACTGTCTGAGGAGTTGACGAGCTTTACTCTATGTCTGCACATGCGCTCTAACATGACCTCCAGCCATCAAATCGGTTTGGTCAGCTACGCAGTGCCCGAACATCACAACGAGCTTCTCCTGTTTGTTAACGATGGATTTAAC ttatacatacaaaatttcaagaaaatggGGGACCCGGCCGTTTGGGACGGGGAGTGGCACGCCATATGTACCACTTGGCGCAGCAGCGATGGAGTTTGGCAGCTCTACGCTGACGGCGCGCTGAAGGGTCGCGGCTCGGGGTTTAACGTGGGAGGAAAGGTGCGCAGTGGTGGGGCATGGATCCTCGGACAGGACCAAGACATCGTGGGGGGAGGATTCGACGCCAATCAAGCGTTCGTTGGAGAACTGTCGGAAGTGAACCTCTGGGACCGCGTTCTGTCTCCGGCAGAAATAGGAGCGGACTGGGCGGCGTTCTgtggtctccatggcaacgtgaTCGACTGGGACACAACTAACATTGAACTCTTTGGGGAAACAAGCAGGGCAGAGTACCAATGCG TTTGCTCCGTTGATATTGTCTTTGTCGTCGACCTTTCCTGGAGCATCGGTATGGCACAGTTTGAAGTCGCCCGGCAGTTTATCTTGGATTTCGTTCGGTGCTTTGGTAACCAGGATGTAAAT ATCGGTGTCATCACGTACGACTGCGTACCGAGGACCTTCATTGGTCTGGGCACCTACGCACTTGGAGACGCCGGTCTACTTGAAGCCATCCAGGGTTTGGTGTACAGCGGGGGTCTGAGCCGGACAAGCCTGGCTATTCGCCACATGACGGCTACG TCCAACTTCCGTGACGAAGCGCTTCGTGCAGCCGCGGTCTTAACAGACGGAAATGCTCAAAGCGACGTCAATGGACTG ATAACGGGTGACTTCGCATTCGAAGCCAACGAGGCCAGGAGTGCAGACATTGCTCTGTACAGCGTGGCCATCGGTAATCCAGTTCTTGTAAACGATGTCGCGCTGAAGGCTATCAGCGGGGAATCCGATCATGTGTTCGACAGCGACAACGCCTGCGAAGTCGCCAACCGTATACTGAAGGACCTGTGCG GGTGA